One genomic window of Brevundimonas vesicularis includes the following:
- the ppc gene encoding phosphoenolpyruvate carboxylase: MMSPAADDALRDEVRLLGGILGDIIRDEGGQALFNHVEAVRQASIAYHRDPASHPAKRLEKLLTAMSVDQAAGLAHGFALFSLLANIAEDRSTRRRAQSQAVAGARPDTPEGALKRLDDQGVGREAVRALLDQSLISPVLTAHPSEVRRKSVIDRIAAITDLLDTCDKAGDACTLDAIAEPLRRQIVILWATRLVRTQGLVVQDEIDTVVSFLDRIFLHVAPKQLSAWRRLLEAPELKPFMRVGTWVGGDRDGNPNVDATVMAAAFRTQARAVLTFYLDEVHALGAELSLAAELAQVSPELQALADAAHDPSPHRADEPYRRALTGVYARLAATHEKLGDAPPPRRPAVQAEPYPGPDAFEADLKTLHDSLVSHHGGVFADDRLSDLITAVEVFGFHMATLDMRQNADVHERVVADLLKVAGVQSDYLALDEEGRLKVLAAELASSRLLFSPYADYEPETLKERAILQAAATALAAFGPQAIRTHIVSKTDAASDLLEIYLLLKEVGLYRPEDPAACPIQAAPLFETIEDLRAARPTLERLLQEPSALAVAKARGVQEVMIGYSDSNKDGSYLTSGWELHEASRALVEVTQKHGLKLQLFHGRGGTVGRGGGSAFAGVLAQPEGTVQGRIRTTEQGEVIANKYGEPEIALRNLDALTCGAMLASLGKGTDHAFTAEHGATLSDLSARSMAAYRKLVYETDGFVDYYRAATPIAEIADLKIGSRPSSRTASTRIEDLRAIPWVFSWSQSRVMLPGWFGFGSAVQGKDMDELKAMAEAWPFFKTLVQNMEMVMAKSDMTIARRYATLVPDASLASRIYGEIREEWQRTHDAILAITGHDALLGGQPELDRLIRLRMPYVEPLNHVQIELIRRRRAGDDDPRVREGILLAINGVAAGLRNSG; encoded by the coding sequence ATGATGAGCCCCGCCGCCGACGACGCCCTGCGTGACGAAGTTCGACTGCTGGGCGGCATTCTGGGCGACATCATCCGCGACGAGGGCGGTCAGGCCCTGTTCAACCACGTCGAGGCGGTGCGTCAGGCCTCGATCGCCTATCACCGCGACCCGGCCTCACACCCTGCGAAGCGTCTGGAGAAGCTGCTGACCGCCATGTCGGTGGATCAGGCGGCCGGTCTGGCGCACGGCTTCGCCTTGTTCTCGCTGCTGGCCAATATCGCCGAGGACCGCTCGACCCGTCGTCGCGCCCAGAGCCAGGCCGTAGCCGGCGCCCGGCCCGACACGCCCGAAGGCGCGCTGAAGCGTCTGGACGATCAGGGCGTGGGCCGCGAGGCCGTGCGCGCCCTGCTGGATCAGTCGCTGATCTCGCCCGTCCTTACCGCCCACCCGTCCGAAGTCCGGCGCAAGAGCGTCATCGACCGCATCGCCGCCATCACCGACCTGCTGGACACCTGCGACAAGGCCGGCGACGCCTGCACCCTAGACGCCATCGCCGAACCGCTGCGCCGCCAGATCGTCATCCTTTGGGCCACGCGCCTGGTCCGCACCCAGGGGCTGGTGGTGCAGGACGAGATCGACACCGTGGTCTCCTTCCTGGACCGCATCTTCCTGCACGTCGCGCCCAAGCAGTTGTCGGCCTGGCGGCGGTTGCTGGAGGCGCCCGAGCTGAAGCCCTTCATGCGCGTCGGCACCTGGGTCGGCGGCGACCGCGACGGCAATCCGAACGTGGACGCCACGGTGATGGCCGCCGCCTTCCGCACCCAGGCGCGGGCCGTGCTGACCTTCTATCTGGACGAGGTCCACGCCCTGGGCGCCGAACTCAGCCTCGCGGCCGAACTGGCTCAGGTGTCGCCGGAACTCCAGGCCCTGGCCGACGCCGCCCACGATCCGTCGCCCCACCGCGCGGACGAGCCCTATCGCCGCGCCCTGACCGGCGTCTATGCCCGCCTGGCCGCCACCCACGAAAAGCTGGGCGACGCCCCTCCGCCCCGTCGCCCCGCGGTCCAGGCCGAACCCTATCCCGGCCCCGACGCCTTCGAGGCCGATCTGAAGACGCTGCACGACAGCCTGGTGTCGCACCACGGCGGCGTCTTCGCCGACGACCGGCTCAGCGATCTGATCACGGCGGTCGAGGTGTTCGGCTTCCATATGGCGACCCTGGACATGCGCCAGAACGCCGACGTCCATGAACGCGTCGTCGCCGACCTGCTGAAGGTTGCGGGCGTCCAGTCCGACTATCTGGCGCTGGACGAGGAAGGTCGCCTGAAGGTGCTGGCCGCCGAACTGGCCTCGTCGCGCCTGCTGTTCAGCCCCTATGCCGACTATGAGCCGGAAACGCTGAAGGAACGCGCCATCCTTCAGGCGGCCGCAACCGCGCTCGCCGCCTTCGGACCCCAGGCGATCCGCACCCACATCGTGTCCAAGACGGATGCGGCGTCCGACCTGCTGGAAATCTATCTGCTGCTCAAGGAGGTCGGTCTTTACCGACCCGAAGACCCCGCCGCCTGTCCCATCCAGGCCGCGCCTCTGTTCGAGACCATCGAAGACCTTCGGGCCGCGCGCCCCACCCTGGAGCGGCTGCTGCAGGAGCCCTCCGCCCTCGCCGTCGCCAAGGCGCGCGGGGTCCAGGAGGTGATGATCGGCTATTCGGATTCGAACAAGGACGGCTCCTATCTGACCTCGGGCTGGGAGTTGCACGAGGCCTCGCGCGCCCTGGTCGAGGTGACGCAGAAACACGGGCTGAAGCTGCAACTGTTCCACGGGCGCGGCGGCACGGTCGGGCGTGGCGGCGGCTCGGCCTTCGCTGGCGTCCTGGCCCAGCCCGAAGGCACGGTCCAAGGCCGCATCCGCACCACCGAGCAGGGCGAGGTCATCGCCAACAAATACGGCGAGCCGGAAATCGCGCTTCGCAATCTGGACGCCCTGACCTGCGGCGCCATGCTGGCCTCGCTGGGCAAGGGGACGGATCACGCCTTCACCGCCGAACACGGCGCGACCCTGTCGGACCTGTCGGCGCGTTCGATGGCCGCCTATCGCAAGCTGGTCTATGAGACCGACGGCTTCGTCGACTACTACCGCGCCGCCACTCCCATCGCCGAGATCGCCGATCTGAAGATCGGCTCGCGGCCCTCGTCGCGCACCGCCTCAACGCGGATCGAAGATCTGCGGGCCATTCCCTGGGTGTTCAGCTGGTCGCAGAGCCGGGTCATGCTGCCCGGCTGGTTCGGCTTCGGCTCGGCGGTCCAGGGCAAGGACATGGACGAGCTGAAGGCGATGGCCGAGGCCTGGCCCTTCTTCAAGACGCTGGTCCAGAACATGGAGATGGTCATGGCCAAGTCCGACATGACCATCGCCCGCCGCTACGCCACCCTTGTCCCCGACGCCTCTCTGGCTTCGCGCATCTATGGTGAAATCCGCGAGGAGTGGCAGCGCACCCACGACGCCATCCTGGCCATCACCGGCCATGACGCCCTGCTGGGCGGCCAGCCCGAGCTGGACCGGCTGATCCGGCTGCGCATGCCCTATGTCGAGCCGCTGAACCATGTCCAGATCGAACTGATCCGTCGCCGCCGCGCAGGCGACGACGACCCCCGCGTCCGCGAGGGCATCCTTCTGGCCATCAACGGCGTGGCGGCAGGCCTGCGAAACAGCGGCTGA
- a CDS encoding RNA pyrophosphohydrolase has protein sequence MSSLDAYRPNVGVVLFNREGLVWYGQRHATPGPHNWQFPQGGVDAGEDLEAAARRELREETGVTSIELLARTDDWILYDFPPEAINNAKAWRGFKGQKQQWFAFRFTGDEAEIDLAADDEIEFDAWRWGPLSDACDLIVPFKRPAYEQVVAAFSHLAA, from the coding sequence GTGTCCAGTCTCGACGCCTATCGCCCCAATGTGGGGGTCGTGCTGTTCAACCGCGAGGGTCTGGTCTGGTACGGCCAGCGGCACGCCACGCCCGGCCCGCATAACTGGCAGTTCCCGCAAGGCGGCGTCGATGCGGGCGAGGATCTGGAAGCCGCCGCCCGCCGCGAACTGCGTGAGGAAACCGGCGTCACCTCGATCGAACTGCTGGCGCGGACGGACGACTGGATCCTGTACGACTTCCCGCCCGAAGCCATAAACAACGCCAAGGCCTGGCGCGGTTTCAAGGGTCAAAAGCAGCAGTGGTTCGCCTTCCGCTTCACCGGCGACGAGGCCGAGATCGATCTGGCGGCCGACGACGAGATCGAGTTCGACGCCTGGCGCTGGGGGCCGCTGTCGGACGCCTGCGACCTGATCGTGCCGTTCAAACGCCCGGCCTATGAACAAGTCGTCGCCGCCTTCTCGCACCTGGCGGCATAA
- a CDS encoding magnesium and cobalt transport protein CorA, whose product MTVVASYVYRDGQRVREAPLTPEGLALEPGEYVWIGLYEPTDAEIDVLVERFKLHPLAVEDALAAHQMPKVEVYGRELFVVARTAMKIDDRLAYGETHAFVGDDHVVSIRHGSARAHNHLRTQLEASPLQLKKGPDFVLHGILDFIVDAYAPIVDDVEDSVLEMEQRTLDAFLSRLEIRRLFTLRRELLKFRRILGPMEEVLGRLQSLDLPCIDPDVRPYFRDVGDHVRRVNSRLGGLNDILSSVFEVANLLEQQRQGLITRKLAAWAAILAVPTAIAGIYGMNFEHMPELRWEYGYYAVLGVIAAICAALYVTFKRTKWL is encoded by the coding sequence ATGACCGTCGTCGCCTCCTACGTCTATCGTGACGGCCAACGCGTGCGGGAGGCGCCGCTGACGCCCGAGGGGCTGGCGCTGGAGCCGGGCGAGTATGTCTGGATCGGACTCTATGAACCGACGGACGCTGAGATCGACGTCCTAGTGGAACGGTTCAAGCTGCATCCGCTGGCGGTCGAGGACGCCCTGGCGGCGCACCAGATGCCCAAGGTCGAGGTCTATGGCCGTGAGCTGTTCGTCGTGGCGCGCACGGCGATGAAGATCGATGACCGGCTGGCTTATGGCGAAACGCACGCCTTCGTCGGCGACGACCATGTGGTCAGCATCCGTCATGGCTCGGCCCGCGCCCACAACCATTTACGCACACAGCTGGAAGCCTCGCCCTTGCAGCTCAAGAAGGGCCCCGATTTCGTCCTGCACGGCATTCTGGATTTCATCGTCGACGCCTATGCGCCCATCGTCGACGATGTCGAGGACAGTGTTCTGGAGATGGAGCAGCGGACGCTGGACGCCTTTCTGTCGCGCCTGGAAATCCGCCGGCTGTTCACCCTGCGCCGCGAACTGTTGAAGTTCCGGCGCATTCTGGGGCCGATGGAAGAGGTGCTGGGACGGCTCCAGTCTCTGGACCTGCCCTGTATCGATCCGGACGTGCGGCCCTATTTCCGCGACGTGGGCGACCACGTGCGGCGGGTGAACAGCCGGCTGGGGGGCTTGAACGACATCCTGTCATCGGTGTTCGAAGTCGCCAATCTGCTGGAGCAGCAACGTCAGGGCCTGATCACGCGCAAGCTGGCCGCCTGGGCCGCCATCCTGGCCGTGCCGACCGCCATCGCCGGCATCTACGGCATGAACTTCGAACACATGCCCGAGCTGCGCTGGGAATACGGATACTATGCGGTCCTGGGCGTGATCGCGGCCATCTGCGCGGCGCTGTATGTGACGTTCAAACGGACGAAGTGGCTGTAG
- a CDS encoding class I SAM-dependent methyltransferase: protein MRLAVYGLAAVLLSAAPALAQQSPQTQGAWTPPRSALSSAMPTFSDDTALQTAIAAETRPAADRARDVYRHPYESLTFWGLTPGMTVVEIEPGGASWWRHILEPYAAATAGRYVPVNRPLESMGVADGTADFILVARAFHNWSRNDRTQPYLQAFFKALKPGGVLAVEQHRSAEGLNVADVASTGYVPESYVIHEARNAGFVLEARSELNANAKDDHDHPFGVWTLPPIRQSAARNDPSGRTLTPEERAAFDAIGESDRMTLRFRKPE from the coding sequence ATGCGCCTTGCCGTCTACGGCCTCGCCGCCGTCCTGCTGTCCGCCGCCCCCGCCCTGGCTCAACAGTCGCCCCAGACCCAGGGCGCGTGGACACCGCCGCGTTCGGCCCTGTCCAGCGCCATGCCGACGTTCTCCGACGACACGGCCTTGCAGACCGCCATCGCGGCCGAGACCCGGCCCGCCGCCGACCGGGCGCGCGACGTCTATCGTCATCCGTATGAATCCCTGACCTTCTGGGGGCTGACGCCGGGCATGACGGTTGTGGAGATCGAGCCGGGCGGCGCCAGCTGGTGGCGGCACATTCTGGAGCCCTATGCGGCGGCAACCGCCGGTCGCTATGTGCCGGTCAATCGCCCGCTGGAAAGCATGGGCGTGGCGGACGGAACCGCCGACTTCATCCTGGTGGCTCGCGCCTTCCACAACTGGTCGCGTAACGACCGGACCCAGCCGTATCTGCAGGCCTTCTTCAAGGCCTTGAAGCCCGGCGGCGTGCTGGCCGTCGAACAGCACCGCAGCGCGGAGGGTCTGAATGTCGCTGACGTCGCCTCCACCGGCTATGTGCCTGAAAGCTATGTGATCCATGAGGCGCGCAACGCCGGCTTCGTGCTGGAGGCGCGCAGCGAACTGAACGCCAATGCCAAGGACGACCACGATCACCCGTTCGGGGTCTGGACCCTGCCGCCGATCCGCCAGTCGGCTGCGCGCAACGACCCGTCGGGCCGCACCCTGACGCCCGAGGAACGCGCCGCCTTCGACGCCATCGGCGAGAGCGATCGGATGACCCTGCGTTTCCGCAAGCCCGAATAG
- a CDS encoding divergent polysaccharide deacetylase family protein gives MFAKRQSALAATAGTAPRAKDGPSLKPVVDALKRPPVAAGLAGLLLLSTSALFLTVLGDPKAGTPSAHVALEREAPAPPAPAPTGFEAFSMGAMGLYQNLAGGADPAAGGDAVITLPDGGSVSGQGAPITAPVHAASPLAKAPIAGLSQPGSNGPLPMIAPDGRVPAQAYARPFRPNGKPRVSLIVGGLGLNAVTTRAAIERLPPEVTLSFVPYADNLQGWIDQARAQGHEVMLEMPMEPTGYPDNDPGPYTLLADGGADDVTAKMDWLLSRATGYFGVTNYLGDRFAGSDTGMNAFLSVLRQRGVAFLDDGSFQRRPGAWARASADRVIDRTQSPAAIVAALNGLEAQAKLRGSALGTGFSYPVTVEAAARWTAGLEQRGLQLAPASSMSMRPGR, from the coding sequence ATGTTCGCCAAACGCCAATCCGCACTCGCCGCCACCGCCGGGACCGCCCCGCGCGCCAAGGACGGCCCGAGCCTGAAGCCTGTCGTCGACGCCCTGAAGAGACCGCCGGTTGCCGCGGGTCTGGCGGGCTTGCTGCTGCTCAGCACCAGCGCCCTGTTCCTGACGGTGCTGGGTGATCCCAAGGCGGGAACACCGTCGGCCCATGTCGCGCTGGAACGCGAGGCGCCCGCACCGCCAGCGCCGGCCCCGACGGGTTTCGAAGCCTTCTCCATGGGCGCGATGGGGCTGTATCAAAATCTGGCGGGCGGTGCCGATCCGGCGGCAGGCGGCGACGCCGTCATCACCCTGCCGGACGGCGGCAGCGTCTCGGGTCAGGGGGCGCCGATCACGGCGCCGGTCCACGCCGCCTCGCCCCTGGCAAAGGCCCCCATCGCCGGTCTGTCGCAGCCCGGATCGAACGGTCCCCTGCCGATGATCGCGCCGGACGGCCGCGTGCCGGCCCAGGCTTATGCTCGCCCGTTCCGTCCGAACGGAAAGCCGCGCGTGTCGCTGATCGTCGGCGGCCTGGGCCTGAACGCCGTCACCACCCGCGCGGCCATCGAACGGTTGCCGCCGGAGGTCACGCTCAGCTTCGTGCCCTATGCGGACAATCTGCAGGGCTGGATCGACCAGGCGCGCGCACAGGGCCATGAGGTCATGCTGGAAATGCCGATGGAGCCGACCGGCTATCCCGACAACGACCCCGGCCCCTATACGCTGCTGGCCGACGGCGGCGCCGATGACGTGACCGCCAAGATGGACTGGCTGCTGAGCCGCGCCACGGGCTATTTCGGCGTGACCAACTACCTGGGCGACCGGTTCGCCGGGTCGGACACCGGCATGAACGCCTTCCTGAGCGTCCTGCGCCAGCGCGGCGTCGCCTTCCTGGACGACGGCTCGTTCCAGCGTCGACCGGGCGCCTGGGCGCGGGCCAGCGCGGACCGCGTCATCGACCGGACCCAGTCGCCCGCCGCCATTGTCGCCGCCCTGAACGGTCTGGAAGCCCAGGCCAAGCTGCGCGGCTCGGCCCTGGGGACCGGCTTCAGCTATCCGGTGACGGTCGAAGCCGCCGCCCGCTGGACCGCCGGTCTGGAACAACGCGGCCTGCAACTGGCGCCGGCCTCGTCCATGTCGATGCGGCCGGGACGCTAG
- a CDS encoding class I SAM-dependent methyltransferase gives MADRLASASGLSRRFLLSGAAALGLTGVAACGRKDEAAKAPAAPPTPAGPPEGSLEWAVEGSWRSAQDKARDAFRHPMETLRFFGLQPKMTVVEFWPGSGWYTEILAPYLAKGAGTYVAALFPEGPTADPAQAVLNTAFRTRFSSDKKLYGEPQFSVFGAGSGPVIAAGTAEMCLFMRTLHGWMAAGIAEKAFADAFAALRPGGILGIEQHRLAPAQDQDPVAANGYVQEAFVRQLAAEAGFVFVEASEINANPEDTKDHPFGVDTLAPTRLTAPRGEPADPAFDRSKYDAIGESDRMTLKFRKPE, from the coding sequence ATGGCTGATCGTCTGGCGAGCGCGAGCGGATTGTCGCGTCGGTTTCTGCTGAGCGGCGCTGCGGCGCTGGGGCTGACCGGCGTGGCGGCTTGCGGGCGCAAGGACGAGGCCGCAAAGGCGCCCGCCGCGCCGCCCACACCCGCAGGGCCGCCGGAAGGCTCGCTGGAATGGGCGGTCGAGGGGTCGTGGCGCTCGGCCCAGGACAAGGCGCGCGACGCCTTCCGTCACCCGATGGAGACGCTGCGGTTCTTCGGGCTCCAACCCAAGATGACGGTGGTGGAGTTCTGGCCCGGCAGCGGCTGGTACACCGAAATCCTGGCCCCCTATCTGGCAAAGGGGGCGGGAACCTATGTCGCCGCCCTGTTCCCCGAGGGGCCGACCGCCGATCCGGCGCAGGCCGTGCTGAACACCGCCTTCCGCACCCGGTTCTCCAGCGACAAGAAGCTCTATGGGGAACCGCAGTTTTCGGTCTTCGGCGCGGGGTCCGGCCCGGTGATCGCGGCGGGCACGGCCGAGATGTGCCTGTTCATGCGAACCCTGCATGGCTGGATGGCGGCGGGCATTGCGGAGAAGGCCTTCGCCGACGCCTTCGCCGCCCTGCGCCCCGGCGGTATCCTGGGCATCGAACAGCACCGGCTAGCCCCTGCGCAGGATCAGGACCCGGTCGCGGCCAACGGTTATGTGCAGGAAGCCTTCGTGCGCCAGTTGGCGGCTGAGGCGGGCTTCGTCTTCGTCGAGGCGTCCGAGATCAACGCCAATCCGGAAGACACCAAGGATCACCCGTTCGGCGTCGACACCCTGGCGCCCACGCGCCTGACGGCGCCGCGCGGCGAACCGGCGGACCCCGCCTTCGACCGATCCAAATATGACGCGATCGGCGAGAGCGATCGCATGACCTTGAAGTTCAGGAAGCCCGAGTGA
- a CDS encoding Hsp20 family protein has protein sequence MRTYDFTPLYRSAVGFDRLANLLENASRATSQDTGYPPYNIETTGENAYRIEIAVAGFSPDELNIEVKENLLTVTGRKTANDDTATQKTYLHRGLAERDFERRFQLADYVVVNDANLVNGLLSISLKRELPEALKPRRIEIGAGQPLIEGQAEKKAEAA, from the coding sequence ATGCGTACCTATGATTTCACCCCGCTGTACCGTTCGGCCGTCGGCTTCGACCGTCTGGCCAATCTGCTGGAAAACGCCTCGCGCGCGACCAGCCAGGACACGGGCTATCCCCCCTACAACATCGAGACCACGGGCGAGAACGCCTATCGCATCGAGATCGCCGTCGCCGGCTTCAGCCCCGACGAGCTGAACATCGAGGTGAAGGAAAACCTGCTCACCGTGACCGGCCGCAAGACCGCCAACGACGATACGGCGACGCAGAAGACCTATCTGCATCGCGGCCTGGCCGAGCGCGATTTCGAGCGCCGGTTCCAGCTGGCCGACTATGTCGTCGTCAACGACGCCAACCTGGTCAACGGCCTGCTGTCGATCTCGCTGAAGCGCGAGCTGCCCGAGGCGCTGAAGCCCCGCCGTATCGAGATCGGCGCCGGCCAGCCGCTGATCGAAGGCCAGGCCGAAAAGAAGGCTGAAGCGGCCTAA
- a CDS encoding alpha/beta fold hydrolase yields MNRAQAFAANAPLMGVPGAAPPPGGKGDWFRGAGGMRLRAGLWKPSHLAADKVLGTVVLSPGRTEPIEKYYEVIGNFLARGWCVLTHDWRGQGLSARLLPDRLKGHARAVEEFLDDYNRLLNAYEDQCPKPWIMVGHSMGACLNLLSLESGEDRFAGAVLSSPMLRIKTGKRSMWSVKLVVRWNIRHGQAGDYILGDPDDPFDHNFAEDALTSDETRYEMWRQQLYACPHLAIGGPTYGWLAFALDAGERALKPKALKAVKAPVVIVQASADDVVWKQTNQWAAKRIPRGRYVEVAGAKHEVIMEADDLRAVFLNEFDAMADLVAPAADAVTDPAARTADVTAEMSSVS; encoded by the coding sequence GTGAACCGCGCCCAAGCCTTCGCCGCCAACGCCCCGCTGATGGGGGTTCCCGGCGCCGCCCCGCCGCCCGGCGGAAAGGGCGACTGGTTTCGCGGCGCGGGCGGAATGCGCCTGCGCGCCGGGCTGTGGAAGCCGTCTCATCTCGCTGCGGACAAGGTGCTCGGCACCGTCGTGCTCAGCCCCGGCCGCACCGAGCCGATCGAGAAATACTATGAGGTGATCGGCAACTTCCTGGCGCGCGGCTGGTGCGTGCTGACCCACGACTGGCGGGGCCAAGGGCTGTCGGCCCGCCTGCTGCCCGACCGGCTGAAGGGTCACGCCCGTGCGGTCGAGGAGTTTCTGGACGACTACAACCGCCTGCTGAACGCCTATGAGGACCAGTGCCCCAAGCCCTGGATCATGGTGGGCCATTCGATGGGCGCGTGCCTGAACCTGTTGTCGCTGGAGAGCGGCGAGGACCGGTTCGCCGGCGCAGTCCTGTCCAGCCCCATGCTGCGCATCAAGACCGGCAAACGGTCGATGTGGTCGGTCAAGCTGGTGGTGCGCTGGAACATCCGCCACGGCCAGGCGGGCGACTATATCCTGGGCGACCCCGACGATCCGTTCGACCACAACTTCGCCGAAGACGCCCTGACCTCGGACGAGACCCGCTATGAGATGTGGCGTCAGCAGCTCTACGCCTGTCCGCACCTGGCCATCGGCGGTCCGACCTATGGCTGGCTGGCCTTTGCGCTGGACGCCGGCGAGCGCGCGCTGAAGCCCAAGGCCCTGAAGGCGGTCAAGGCGCCGGTCGTGATCGTCCAGGCCAGCGCCGACGACGTGGTGTGGAAACAGACCAACCAATGGGCCGCCAAACGCATCCCGCGCGGTCGCTACGTCGAGGTCGCCGGCGCCAAGCACGAGGTCATCATGGAGGCCGACGACCTGCGCGCGGTCTTCCTGAACGAATTCGACGCCATGGCCGATCTGGTTGCGCCTGCGGCCGACGCGGTCACGGACCCGGCGGCGAGGACTGCGGACGTGACGGCGGAGATGTCGTCGGTCAGCTAG
- a CDS encoding M3 family metallopeptidase has product MHRRQLLIAGGSLMALSACASTGATSGGSAAAPSAASVAEEARIARAVLPSQTPRAELLQAWTGKYDGVPPFDKVTPAKLREAMLEGIELQRADIAAIANNPEAPTFANTMAALELAGEPLDRAANVYGVMTSNIGGEAYDAVDTELSPLLSAASDEITFNEKLFQRVKTVADTADAAGLSAQQKRLAERRRDAFIRSGANLDAAGKAELGRINTALSNAFTRFGQKVVADENSWTLIPNEAGVRGLPDSNKAAAASAARSRNLQGWAILNTRSAVDPFLTFADDRALREQVWKKFVNRGDNGDANDTNSTIAEIVKLRDQRAELLGYRNHAELRMQDTMAKTPANAQALMDRVWAPAKARVAEEVADMKAIAGFDIEPWDYLYFAEKVRKAKYDLDHNQLKPYFELNAVRAGSFAMAERLYGFQFKKLPKGSVPTFEPDVEAYEVYDKSRDGRLIGLYYTDDYARPGKRSGAWMTTYRSFSQLDGSKVILASNNNNFTKPEPGEPVLISLDDAETLFHEFGHALHYLSSVVTYPSYGNTPRDFVEYPSQVHEHWVLSRPILDGYLKHYQTGAAMPAELVNKIEAAATFNQGYATVSYLSSAIVDMDLHTQAVPPTDIDAFEKASLVRIGMPKEIVMRHRLPQFNHLFTSDAYSAGYYSYLWSETMDADTWAYFEESGDVFNPDIAGRFKSIMLAPGNTTDRAEAYRAFRGRDPDVAALLKVRGFPVS; this is encoded by the coding sequence ATGCATAGACGCCAGCTTCTCATCGCGGGCGGCAGCCTGATGGCCCTGTCGGCCTGCGCTTCCACAGGCGCGACCTCGGGCGGGTCCGCTGCGGCGCCGTCCGCCGCCAGCGTCGCCGAGGAAGCGCGCATCGCCCGCGCCGTCCTGCCTAGCCAGACGCCGCGCGCCGAGCTGCTGCAGGCCTGGACCGGGAAGTATGATGGCGTTCCGCCCTTCGACAAGGTGACGCCGGCCAAGCTGCGCGAAGCCATGCTGGAAGGCATCGAACTACAACGCGCCGACATCGCAGCCATCGCGAACAACCCCGAGGCCCCGACGTTCGCCAACACCATGGCGGCGCTGGAGCTGGCCGGCGAGCCGCTGGACCGGGCGGCCAACGTTTATGGCGTGATGACCTCCAACATCGGCGGCGAAGCCTATGACGCGGTCGACACCGAGCTGTCGCCGCTGCTGTCGGCCGCCTCGGACGAGATCACCTTCAACGAGAAGCTATTCCAGCGGGTCAAGACCGTCGCCGACACTGCGGACGCGGCGGGCCTCAGCGCCCAGCAGAAGCGTCTGGCCGAGCGCCGCCGCGACGCCTTCATCCGTTCGGGCGCCAATCTGGACGCGGCCGGCAAGGCCGAACTGGGCCGGATCAACACCGCCCTGTCCAACGCCTTCACCCGCTTTGGCCAGAAGGTCGTCGCCGATGAGAATTCCTGGACGCTGATTCCCAACGAGGCCGGCGTGCGAGGCCTGCCGGACTCCAACAAGGCGGCCGCCGCCAGCGCCGCGCGCAGCCGCAACCTGCAAGGCTGGGCGATCCTGAACACGCGTTCGGCGGTCGATCCCTTCCTGACCTTCGCCGACGACCGCGCCCTGCGCGAGCAGGTCTGGAAGAAGTTCGTCAATCGCGGCGACAACGGCGACGCCAACGACACCAACTCGACCATCGCCGAGATCGTGAAGCTGCGCGACCAGCGCGCCGAGCTGTTGGGCTATCGCAACCACGCCGAACTGCGCATGCAGGACACGATGGCCAAGACCCCGGCCAATGCTCAGGCCCTGATGGACCGCGTCTGGGCGCCGGCCAAGGCCCGCGTCGCCGAGGAAGTCGCCGACATGAAGGCGATCGCCGGCTTCGACATCGAGCCGTGGGACTACCTCTACTTCGCCGAGAAGGTGCGCAAGGCCAAGTACGACCTGGATCATAACCAGCTGAAGCCCTACTTCGAGCTGAACGCGGTCCGCGCCGGCTCGTTTGCTATGGCCGAGCGCCTGTACGGCTTCCAGTTCAAGAAGCTGCCAAAGGGATCGGTGCCGACGTTCGAGCCCGACGTCGAAGCCTATGAGGTCTATGACAAGAGCCGCGATGGTCGCCTGATCGGTCTGTACTACACCGACGACTACGCCCGTCCGGGCAAGCGTTCGGGCGCCTGGATGACCACCTATCGGTCCTTCTCGCAGCTGGACGGCTCCAAGGTCATTCTGGCCTCGAACAACAACAACTTCACCAAGCCGGAGCCGGGCGAGCCCGTTCTGATCTCGCTGGATGACGCCGAGACCCTGTTCCACGAGTTCGGCCACGCCCTGCACTATCTGTCGTCGGTGGTGACCTATCCGTCGTACGGCAACACGCCGCGCGACTTCGTCGAATATCCGTCGCAGGTGCACGAGCACTGGGTGCTGAGCCGCCCGATCTTGGACGGCTATCTGAAGCACTATCAGACAGGCGCGGCCATGCCGGCCGAATTGGTCAACAAGATCGAGGCCGCCGCCACCTTCAACCAGGGCTATGCGACGGTCAGCTATCTGTCCTCGGCCATCGTCGACATGGACCTGCACACCCAGGCCGTGCCGCCGACCGACATCGACGCGTTCGAAAAGGCCAGCCTGGTGCGGATCGGCATGCCCAAGGAGATCGTGATGCGGCACCGCCTGCCGCAGTTCAATCACCTGTTCACGTCGGACGCCTATTCGGCGGGCTACTACAGCTATCTGTGGTCCGAGACGATGGACGCCGACACCTGGGCCTATTTCGAAGAGTCGGGCGACGTCTTCAATCCGGACATCGCCGGCCGCTTCAAGTCGATCATGCTGGCCCCCGGCAACACCACGGACCGCGCCGAAGCCTATCGCGCCTTCCGCGGCCGCGACCCGGACGTGGCGGCCCTGCTGAAGGTCCGGGGCTTCCCGGTTTCCTGA